Proteins encoded by one window of Cylindrospermum stagnale PCC 7417:
- a CDS encoding glycosyltransferase — protein sequence MKIALVHDYLTQRGGAERVFELLCKRYPEADIFTSLYDPQKTIDLGERMINTTFLQKIPGAAKHFRLIAPLYFPAFRSLDLQDYDLIISSSTSFAKAVRKRPDARHICFCHNVTRFLWDTETYLREYGDYRYFAPLIEQVFQLMRNVDLKYAQEPDFYIANSSIVARRIQNIYGKQAIVINYPIDTSNFVFSDTKDEYYLASARMISYKRLDIIVEAFNWLGCRLLISGDGPEKERLKSKALPNIEFLGHVSDGTRKDLFSKAKSIIVAALEDYGLVPVEANASGTPVIAYGAGGVLDTQIPGKTGVFFKRQTPESLQAALLESRGIAWNYENIRNHAVTNFSEHAFFGKVEQIIYQVCGVHQSFDFLVEG from the coding sequence ATGAAAATTGCTCTCGTCCATGATTACTTAACCCAGCGCGGTGGCGCAGAGCGCGTGTTTGAATTGCTTTGTAAACGCTACCCCGAAGCTGATATTTTTACCTCATTATACGATCCGCAAAAAACTATTGACCTAGGTGAGCGGATGATTAACACAACATTCTTGCAAAAGATTCCGGGAGCAGCAAAGCATTTTAGGTTGATAGCTCCCTTATATTTTCCTGCCTTTCGCTCCTTAGATTTGCAAGACTATGATCTGATCATCAGCAGTAGCACTAGCTTCGCCAAAGCAGTACGAAAACGTCCAGATGCACGCCACATTTGTTTTTGTCATAATGTTACCCGTTTCTTGTGGGACACAGAAACATATTTACGAGAGTATGGAGACTATCGATATTTTGCTCCTTTAATCGAGCAAGTTTTTCAGCTAATGAGAAATGTAGACCTGAAATATGCTCAAGAACCGGATTTTTATATAGCTAATTCGAGTATTGTTGCCAGGCGAATTCAAAATATTTATGGCAAACAAGCTATTGTGATTAACTATCCAATTGATACCAGCAACTTCGTCTTTTCTGATACAAAAGACGAATACTACCTCGCCTCAGCCCGGATGATCAGCTATAAGCGTCTTGATATAATAGTCGAAGCTTTTAATTGGCTAGGATGCCGATTATTAATATCAGGTGACGGACCAGAAAAAGAAAGGTTAAAATCCAAGGCATTACCCAATATTGAGTTTTTGGGACATGTCAGTGATGGCACACGTAAAGACTTATTTTCTAAAGCAAAGTCTATTATCGTTGCCGCCTTAGAAGACTATGGATTAGTTCCAGTAGAGGCAAACGCTAGCGGAACACCAGTCATTGCCTATGGAGCAGGTGGGGTATTAGATACTCAGATACCTGGTAAAACGGGGGTCTTTTTTAAAAGACAAACCCCCGAATCTTTACAAGCTGCATTACTAGAGTCCAGGGGAATTGCTTGGAATTACGAAAATATCCGTAATCATGCTGTAACGAATTTTTCTGAACATGCATTCTTTGGTAAGGTCGAGCAAATTATCTATCAAGTGTGTGGTGTACATCAATCATTTGATTTCTTAGTTGAAGGATAA